A window of Oscillospiraceae bacterium genomic DNA:
AACATATAAACCCAGCATGATTTCTTTTCGTTTTCACCGATATTTTTGTCAATGGCCGCGTAAACAGCATCCCAAATAGAAATATCACGAATGCATTCCTCAGAGCTATATTCAAAAAGCGGTTTTATTTTTTCATCAGGATATGCAATACCATTTAGGAAACACGAGTTTAGCATGTTTATAATAATCGGCAGTACAGACAGTGAGAAATCTATTTTTGATTTTCCTTTTAAAACCATTTGACAAATAAATTCGCGTCCCATTACGATCGAAGGCATTGTAAGAGCAACATGTAATGCTTCATCAAAATTTTCTTTTTTATTCAGAGACATAATAAGAATATTCTTTGCGCACAATCTGAGAATATCATTTGCATCACTACCACCTGTGCAATCTCTCAATACTCTTTTACATAAAGCAATAGCTTCGTAAATAGTCGGATTGTCCTCTGCTGAGTTAAACATAGTTAAATTTGACGCAAGCATAACAGCCAGTGCATAATTTTGCGGATATAATGCGATCGCCCGACGAGCTTCTACAAGTGCTTCATCAAAACGACCTTCAACTTCAAGTTTATTGATATTCATTATTATATCATCTTGCTCTTTTTGTGAAGCATTATACCCGAGAAGCTCGTCTATTGTAATATTGAAGAATGATGCTATTGATGGTAGTATTTCAATGTCCGGATAACAGTTCTCTGATTCCCAACGAGAAATCGCCTGCGCAGTTACACCAAGATATTCGGCGAGCTTATCTTGTGTAATATCATTTTTTTTGCGGAGAAGTTTCAGCTTTTCACCAATTTTTATAGTCATTTCGTCACGTTCTTTCATATGATTCAGGCCTGTTAATATATTATATTAACAATAATGGAATAAATCAATTATAAATCGGTTGTTTTTTTATCAACAATTGATTAATTATAAAAAGGATGATATATTATGAGCTTTGGAAAAATTAACAAACACATCGAGATAATTTCTACCACCCTGATCAAGGATAGCGAAGACTTCGTTACTCGAGGTGATACTGTACTTTCTAGAGATAAAGCTTATAAGGAAAACAAGAATAGAAGCGGACGTTGTGCTAACCGAGCAGCGTTTTCTTCAGTTAATGTTATGTTCCGATTTCGGTACATTCCGGATGTTGTTGTAACATCAGCAGAACAGATTGTATGCGATGGCAAGAAA
This region includes:
- a CDS encoding helix-turn-helix transcriptional regulator; this encodes MKERDEMTIKIGEKLKLLRKKNDITQDKLAEYLGVTAQAISRWESENCYPDIEILPSIASFFNITIDELLGYNASQKEQDDIIMNINKLEVEGRFDEALVEARRAIALYPQNYALAVMLASNLTMFNSAEDNPTIYEAIALCKRVLRDCTGGSDANDILRLCAKNILIMSLNKKENFDEALHVALTMPSIVMGREFICQMVLKGKSKIDFSLSVLPIIINMLNSCFLNGIAYPDEKIKPLFEYSSEECIRDISIWDAVYAAIDKNIGENEKKSCWVYMFLHQRLARKLLEEDNKSEAIKHFELAVKNMPYIDAEKLQYNFNLTQRSSTIKKDTLCKQDNYTGKSSAYVFLHGYVENGYYLGMEDEPTFKECLELLTNYAG